From a region of the Frankiales bacterium genome:
- a CDS encoding type III polyketide synthase, whose protein sequence is MVSAAVVGRGFAVPPRMDQQQLWDGFFEQHWSGNRVARAVWASSGVRTRHGVVDPRVEDVSGWSTAARMSRFADEALPLAKGAASAALEDSGTDAAEVGLLTVVSCTGYATPGIDLMLARDLGLADSVQRLFVGHMGCYAALPGLGAVADYAVARERPALMLCVELTSLHAQPAAPTTTARHADEDELEQMVAHALFGDAAAAVVVSPSGPGVEVVDVVALTDHATGDHMTWDVTDLGFRMGLSPRVPDVLALHVRGVVDDLLGRHGTSIDQVAGWAVHPGGPRILDVVQDRLGLPDDALAESRETLGEFGNCSSATVLLVLDRVLTARRPASGSHLVVMAFGPGLTLYAALLRVR, encoded by the coding sequence ATGGTGAGCGCCGCGGTCGTGGGCCGCGGGTTCGCCGTGCCGCCGCGGATGGACCAGCAGCAGCTGTGGGACGGCTTCTTCGAGCAGCACTGGTCCGGCAACCGCGTGGCCCGCGCGGTGTGGGCGTCGTCGGGGGTGCGCACGCGGCACGGCGTCGTCGACCCGAGGGTGGAGGACGTGAGCGGCTGGTCGACGGCCGCGCGGATGTCCCGCTTCGCCGACGAGGCGCTGCCCCTCGCCAAGGGCGCCGCGTCCGCGGCGCTCGAGGACAGCGGCACCGACGCGGCCGAGGTGGGCCTGCTCACCGTGGTCTCGTGCACCGGCTACGCGACGCCGGGCATCGACCTCATGCTCGCGCGCGACCTCGGGCTCGCGGACAGCGTCCAGCGGCTCTTCGTGGGCCACATGGGCTGCTACGCAGCACTCCCCGGGCTCGGCGCCGTCGCGGACTACGCGGTGGCCCGGGAGCGGCCGGCGCTGATGCTGTGCGTGGAGCTCACGAGCCTGCACGCCCAGCCCGCGGCGCCCACCACGACGGCGCGCCACGCCGACGAGGACGAGCTCGAGCAGATGGTCGCGCACGCGCTGTTCGGCGACGCCGCCGCCGCCGTCGTGGTGTCGCCCTCGGGCCCCGGTGTCGAGGTCGTCGACGTCGTGGCGCTCACCGACCACGCGACCGGCGACCACATGACGTGGGACGTGACCGACCTCGGCTTCCGGATGGGCCTCTCGCCGCGCGTGCCCGACGTCCTCGCGCTGCACGTGCGCGGCGTGGTCGACGACCTGCTCGGCCGGCACGGCACGAGCATCGACCAGGTCGCCGGCTGGGCGGTGCACCCCGGCGGCCCGCGCATCCTCGACGTCGTGCAGGACCGGCTCGGGCTGCCTGACGACGCGCTCGCGGAGTCGCGAGAGACGCTGGGCGAGTTCGGCAACTGCTCGAGCGCCACGGTGCTGCTCGTGCTCGACCGGGTGCTCACCGCACGGCGTCCGGCCTCGGGCTCGCACCTGGTGGTGATGGCGTTCGGCCCCGGTCTCACGCTCTACGCCGCGCTGCTGCGCGTGCGCTGA
- a CDS encoding PAS domain-containing protein: protein MRRYKGVERWSPGPGRGMFEVGRPISGDLSVLWFQALYETPLLFSGMLDEHGRVLDANHTSVEGLGHDRAAVLGVRFWECGWWSPDPDLAAAVHGWVEQVLTTGQSLRVVTAFFHGDGREGLIDIAMHPLVDRELHTEPTPYIVVTGVDMTNYVAPSPEAVLGE from the coding sequence GTGCGCCGCTACAAGGGAGTCGAACGCTGGTCGCCCGGACCGGGCCGAGGCATGTTCGAGGTGGGCCGCCCCATCAGCGGCGACCTGTCCGTCCTGTGGTTCCAGGCGCTCTACGAGACCCCTCTGCTGTTCTCCGGCATGCTCGACGAGCACGGCCGGGTCCTCGACGCGAACCACACGTCGGTCGAGGGGCTCGGGCACGACCGCGCCGCCGTCCTGGGCGTGCGCTTCTGGGAGTGCGGCTGGTGGTCGCCCGACCCCGACCTGGCGGCGGCCGTGCACGGCTGGGTGGAGCAGGTGCTCACCACGGGGCAGAGCCTGCGCGTCGTCACCGCCTTCTTCCACGGCGACGGCCGCGAGGGCCTCATCGACATCGCTATGCACCCGCTGGTCGACCGCGAGCTGCACACCGAGCCGACCCCCTACATCGTGGTCACCGGTGTCGACATGACGAACTACGTCGCCCCCTCGCCGGAGGCCGTCCTCGGGGAGTGA
- a CDS encoding SpoIIE family protein phosphatase, with translation MATSEQLSLPPRRDIAPALLALTSRLAAAGDPSEVLDVLLEHCPSLLGADLVNVSLLDPDGDTLRLVSSRSTSLEVAEEFAAYPLDAPLPTRDAMAGEGRTVVLRSLAERDARYPALAGVEVAHEAFLVTPLRTARVRVGALGLGWLSSADLTDEVVAVSESVAELVASALERALAARDEMRARRRAQGALLKLQSLQQLTSDLAHTTDVREAGDLVAQSACDELGADAATIHMLDASGTWATQLATCGLDSEEVTRRTTWPVTDSDVALELLETGEPVVVRSRRERDERFPSFQARRITQQAWVTVLLTVGGRAVGIAAFGWDEPHDVDDDELVLLQALAGHAAAAIDRARLIEDEQAQRHRAERGRERLVLLSEVGRVLDSAADADRAVAMVRRAVLAGRADWCRFEGACDDAPVEPGSPLHSEEANAAAQTAAHERAVVAFTVLEDGRPSREGLAVPVRWSGPRPLVMLVAVEPGHELAESDRGAYEEVCRRLAARLDNLALLEEQTRIAERLQESLLPAPFPEVPWLTLGSAYEPADTSLDVCGDFLDVFEADDGDLVLVIGDVVGRGVEAAGLTGLARHTLRALAGDLSPDRALRRLNGTLLGTASRDEAPSLLTAACLRLRRTEGGARLTLALGGHCQPVLVQDGRVSLFGEPGTLLGAFDTVSHPLTTVDLAPGDVVVLYTDGVIEAKGAEVADQFGDERLIELLVEQTDHDPAHLAREVIGTVRRFRRSAPDDMAVLVVRID, from the coding sequence GTGGCGACCTCCGAGCAGCTGTCCCTTCCCCCACGACGCGACATCGCCCCGGCACTGCTCGCGCTCACCTCCCGGCTGGCCGCCGCCGGCGACCCGTCCGAGGTCCTCGACGTCCTCCTCGAGCACTGCCCGTCGCTGCTCGGGGCCGACCTGGTCAACGTCTCGCTGCTCGACCCCGACGGCGACACCTTGCGGCTGGTGTCCTCGCGCAGCACCTCGCTGGAGGTGGCCGAGGAGTTCGCCGCGTACCCGCTCGACGCGCCCCTGCCCACCCGCGACGCCATGGCGGGCGAGGGCCGCACGGTGGTGCTGCGCTCCCTCGCCGAGCGCGACGCGCGCTACCCGGCGCTGGCCGGGGTGGAGGTGGCGCACGAGGCGTTCCTGGTCACACCCCTGCGCACGGCCCGGGTGCGGGTCGGGGCGCTCGGACTGGGCTGGCTGTCGTCCGCCGACCTCACCGACGAGGTCGTGGCCGTCAGCGAGTCGGTGGCCGAGCTCGTCGCCTCGGCGCTCGAGCGCGCCCTCGCCGCCCGCGACGAGATGCGCGCACGCCGGCGCGCGCAGGGGGCGCTGCTGAAGCTCCAGAGCCTCCAGCAGCTCACCAGCGACCTGGCGCACACGACGGACGTCCGTGAGGCGGGCGACCTCGTGGCCCAGAGCGCCTGCGACGAGCTCGGGGCCGACGCGGCGACGATCCACATGCTCGACGCCTCCGGCACGTGGGCAACGCAGCTGGCCACCTGCGGGCTGGACTCCGAGGAGGTCACGCGCCGCACCACGTGGCCGGTGACCGACTCGGACGTCGCGCTCGAGCTGCTCGAGACGGGCGAGCCGGTCGTGGTGCGCTCGCGACGCGAGCGCGACGAGCGCTTCCCCTCGTTCCAGGCCCGCCGCATCACGCAGCAGGCGTGGGTCACGGTGCTCCTCACCGTGGGCGGCCGGGCGGTGGGGATCGCGGCTTTCGGGTGGGACGAGCCCCACGACGTCGACGACGACGAGCTCGTGCTGCTCCAGGCCCTGGCCGGGCACGCCGCGGCAGCGATCGACCGCGCCCGGCTGATCGAGGACGAGCAGGCCCAGCGGCACCGGGCCGAGCGCGGGCGCGAGCGGCTCGTGCTGCTGTCCGAGGTGGGCCGGGTGCTCGACTCCGCGGCGGACGCCGACCGGGCGGTGGCGATGGTGCGCCGAGCAGTGCTGGCCGGCCGGGCCGACTGGTGCCGCTTCGAGGGGGCTTGCGACGACGCCCCGGTCGAGCCCGGGTCGCCGCTGCACTCCGAGGAGGCGAACGCCGCAGCGCAGACCGCGGCCCACGAGCGGGCCGTCGTCGCGTTCACGGTCCTCGAGGATGGTCGGCCCAGCCGGGAGGGCCTCGCGGTGCCGGTGCGGTGGTCCGGTCCCCGCCCCCTGGTGATGCTCGTCGCCGTCGAGCCCGGGCACGAGCTCGCGGAGTCCGACCGTGGCGCCTACGAGGAGGTCTGCCGCCGCCTGGCCGCCCGGCTGGACAACCTCGCCCTCCTCGAGGAGCAGACCCGGATCGCCGAGCGGCTCCAGGAGTCGCTGCTGCCCGCTCCGTTCCCGGAGGTCCCCTGGCTGACCCTCGGCTCGGCGTACGAGCCCGCGGACACCTCGCTCGACGTGTGCGGCGACTTCCTCGACGTGTTCGAGGCCGACGACGGCGACCTCGTGCTCGTCATCGGCGACGTCGTCGGCCGAGGCGTGGAGGCGGCCGGGCTCACCGGGCTCGCCCGGCACACCCTGCGCGCGCTGGCCGGCGACCTGAGCCCGGACCGCGCCCTGCGCCGGCTGAACGGCACGCTGCTCGGCACGGCGTCGCGGGACGAGGCGCCCTCGCTGCTCACCGCGGCGTGCCTGCGGCTGCGGCGCACGGAGGGGGGCGCACGGCTCACCCTCGCGCTGGGCGGGCACTGCCAGCCGGTGCTCGTCCAGGACGGACGGGTCTCGCTGTTCGGCGAGCCGGGCACGCTGCTGGGCGCGTTCGACACCGTGTCGCACCCGCTGACCACCGTGGACCTGGCGCCGGGGGACGTCGTCGTGCTCTACACCGACGGCGTGATCGAGGCGAAGGGGGCGGAGGTGGCGGACCAGTTCGGCGACGAGCGGCTGATCGAGCTGCTCGTGGAGCAGACCGACCACGACCCCGCCCACCTCGCGCGCGAGGTGATCGGCACGGTGCGCCGCTTCCGCCGCTCGGCGCCGGACGACATGGCCGTCCTCGTCGTGCGGATCGACTGA
- a CDS encoding VOC family protein, which produces MSDDDAPGAARQKVTPCLWFRTDGEAALRLYTSLVPGSQITSLQYSPGPDGEATLLAGFTLGGVEYRAIGGPAEFGPTEAFSLSVACADQAEVDRYWDALVADGGEEGPCGWLKDRWGVSWQIVPDRLGELLADRDPARAGAALQAMFGMTRIVVADLEAAADSATQS; this is translated from the coding sequence ATGAGCGACGACGACGCCCCCGGCGCGGCTCGGCAGAAGGTCACGCCCTGCCTCTGGTTCCGCACCGACGGCGAGGCGGCGCTGCGCCTGTACACCTCGCTCGTCCCGGGCTCGCAGATCACCTCGCTGCAGTACTCGCCCGGCCCCGACGGCGAGGCCACGCTGCTCGCCGGCTTCACCCTCGGTGGCGTCGAGTACCGCGCCATCGGCGGTCCGGCCGAGTTCGGGCCCACGGAGGCGTTCTCGCTGTCGGTGGCGTGCGCGGACCAGGCCGAGGTCGACCGGTACTGGGACGCGCTGGTCGCCGACGGCGGCGAGGAGGGCCCGTGCGGCTGGCTCAAGGACCGCTGGGGCGTGTCGTGGCAGATCGTGCCGGACCGGCTCGGCGAGCTGCTCGCCGACCGCGACCCGGCGCGGGCCGGTGCCGCGCTGCAGGCGATGTTCGGCATGACCCGCATCGTGGTGGCCGACCTCGAGGCCGCGGCCGACTCGGCCACGCAGTCCTGA